Proteins encoded together in one Capricornis sumatraensis isolate serow.1 chromosome 3, serow.2, whole genome shotgun sequence window:
- the ATG9A gene encoding autophagy-related protein 9A — protein MAQFDTEYQRLEASYSDSPPGEEDLLVHVPEGSKSPWHHIENLDLFFSRVYNLHQKNGFTCMLIGEIFELMQFLFVVAFTTFLVSCVDYDILFANKMVNHSLHPTEPIKVTLPDAFLPAQVCSARIQENGSLITILVIAGVFWVHRLIKFIYNICCYWEIHSFYLHALRIPMSALPYCTWQEVQARIVQTQKEHQICIHKRELTELDIYHRILRFQNYMVALVNKSLLPLRFRLPGLGEVVFFTRGLKYNFELILFWGPGSLFLNEWSLKAEYKRGGQRLELAQRLSNRILWIGIANFLLCPLILIWQILYAFFSYAEVLKREPGALGARCWSLYGRCYLRHFNELEHELQSRLNRGYKPASKYMNCFLSPLLTLLAKNCAFFAGSILAVLIALTIYDEDVLAVEHVLTTVTLLGVTVTVCRSFIPDQHMVFCPEQLLRVILAHIHYMPDHWQGNAHRSQTRDEFAQLFQYKAVFILEELLSPIVTPLILIFCLRPRALEIIDFFRNFTVEVVGVGDTCSFAQMDVRQHGHPQWLSGGQTEASVYQQAEDGKTELSLMHFAITNPGWQPPRESTAFLGFLKEQVQRDGAAAGLAQGGLLPENALFTSIQSLQSESEPLSLIANVVAGSSCRGPPLPRDLQGSRHRAEVASALRSFSPLQPGQAPTGRAPSTMTGSGVDARTASSGSSVWEGQLQSLVLSEYASTEMSLHALYMHQLHKQQAQAEPERHVWHRRESDESGESAPEEGGEGARAAQPIPRSASYPCAAPRPGAPETTALHGGFQRRYGGITDPGTVPRAPSHFSRLPLGGWAEDGQSASRHPEPVPEEGSEDELPPQVHKV, from the exons ATGGCGCAGTTTGACACTGAATACCAGCGCCTAGAGGCCTCCTACAGCGATTCACCCCCTGGAGAGGAGGACCTGTTGGTGCATGTTCCTGAGGGGAGCAAGT CACCTTGGCACCACATCGAAAATCTTGACCTCTTCTTCTCTCGA GTTTATAATCTACACCAGAAGAATGGTTTCACTTGTATGCTCATCGGGGAGATCTTTGAGCTCAT GCAGTTCCTCTTTGTGGTTGCCTTCACCACCTTCCTGGTCAGCTGTGTGGACTACGACATCCTATTCGCCAACAAGATGGTGAACCACAGTCTTCACCCGACCGAGCCCATCAAGGTCACTCTGCCAGATGCCTTTCTGCCTGCCCAAGTCTGTAGTGCCAG GATTCAGGAAAATGGCTCCCTTATCACCATCCTGGTCATCGCTGGTGTCTTCTGGGTCCACCGGCTCATCAAGTTTATCTATAACATTTGCTGCTACTGGGAGATCCACTCCTTCTACCTGCATGCTCTGCGCATCCCCATG TCGGCACTTCCATACTGCACGTGGCAAGAAGTGCAGGCCCGGATCGTGCAGACCCAGAAAGAGCACCAGATCTGCATCCACAAGCGTGAGTTGACAGAGCTGGATATCTACCACCGCATCCTCCGGTTCCAGAACTACATGGTGGCGCTGGTGAACAAGTCCCTTCTGCCCCTGCGCTTCCGCCTGCCCGGTCTCGGGGAGGTTGTCTTCTTCACCCGGGGCCTCAAGTACAACTTCGAGCTGATCCTCTTCTGGGGACCAGGCTCTCTCTTTCTCAATGAATGGAGCCTCAAGGCTGAGTACAAACGTGGGGGGCAACGGCTGGAGCTGGCCCAGCGCCTCAGCAACCGTATCCTGTGGATCGGCATTGCCAACTTCCTGCTGTGCCCCCTCATCCTCATCTGGCAGATCCTCTACGCCTTCTTCAGTTACGCCGAGGTGCTTAAGCGGGAGCCAGGTGCCCTGGGTGCGCGCTGCTGGTCGCTCTACGGCCGCTGCTACCTCCGCCACTTCAATGAGCTGGAGCATGAGCTGCAGTCCCGCCTCAACCGAGGCTACAAGCCTGCGTCCAAGTACATGAATTGCTTCTTGTCACCGCTGCTGACACTGCTGGCCAAGAACTGCGCCTTCTTCGCTGGCTCCATCCTGGCCGTGCTTATTGCCCTCACCATCTATGATGAAGACGTGCTGGCTGTGGAACACGTCCTCACCACCGTCACACTCCTGGGGGTCACCGTGACCGTGTGCAG GTCCTTTATCCCGGACCAGCACATGGTGTTCTGCCCTGAGCAGCTGCTCCGCGTGATCCTCGCTCACATCCACTACATGCCTGACCACTGGCAGGGTAATGCCCACCGCTCGCAGACCCGGGACGAGTTTGCCCAGCTCTTCCAGTACAAGGCA GTGTTCATCCTGGAGGAGTTACTGAGCCCCATTGTCACACCTCTCATCCTCATCTTCTGCCTGCGCCCACGGGCCCTGGAGATTATAGACTTCTTCCGCAATTTCACCGTGGAGGTTGTCGGTGTTGGAGACACCTGCTCCTTCGCTCAGATGGATGTTCGCCAGCATGGGCATCCCCAG TGGCTGTCCGGTGGGCAGACGGAGGCCTCAGTGTACCAGCAGGCCGAGGATGGAAAGACAGAGTTGTCACTCATGCACTTTGCCATCACCAACCCTGGCTGGCAGCCACCACGTGAGAGCACGGCCTTCCTAGGTTTCCTCAAGGAGCAAGTTCAGCGGGACGGAGCAGCTGCTGGCCTTGCCCAAGGGGGTCTGCTCCCGGAAAATGCCCTCTTTACGTCCATCCAGTCCTTACAATCCGAGTCTGAG CCACTGAGCCTTATTGCAAACGTGGTAGCCGGCTCATCCTGCCGGGGTCCCCCACTGCCTAGAGACCTGCAGGGCTCCAGGCACAGGGCTGAAGTCGCCTCTGCTCTGCGCTCCTTCTCACCTCTGCAGCCTGGTCAGGCTCCCACGGGCCGGGCTCCCAGCACCATGACAGGCTCTGG GGTGGATGCCAGGACAGCCAGCTCCGGGAGCAGCGTGTGGGAAGGCCAGCTGCAGAGCCTGGTGCTGTCAGAATATGCATCCACTGAGATGAGCCTACATGCCCTCTACATGCACCAG CTCCACAAGCAGCAGGCCCAGGCTGAACCTGAACGGCATGTGTGGCACCGCCGGGAGAGTGATGAGAGTGGGGAGAGTGCCCCTGAAGAAGGGGGCGAGGGGGCCCGGGCCGCCCAGCCTATCCCCCGCTCCGCCAGCTATCCCTGTGCTGCACCCCGGCCTGGAGCTCCTGAGACTACTGCCCTGCATGGGGGCTTCCAGAGGCGTTACGGAGGCATCACAG ATCCTGGCACAGTGCCCCGGGCTCCCTCTCACTTCTCTCGGCTGCCCCTGGGAGGATGGGCTGAAGATGGGCAGTCAGCATCAAGGCACCCGGAGCCTGTGCCCGAAGAGGGCTCAGAGGATGAGCTCCCCCCTCAAGTGCACAAG GTATAG
- the ZFAND2B gene encoding AN1-type zinc finger protein 2B isoform X2, translating to MEFPDLGAHCSEPSCKRLDFLPLKCDACSGIFCADHVAYAQHHCGSAYQKDIQVPVCPLCNVPVPVARGESPDRAVGEHIDRDCRSDPAQQKRKIFTNKCERAGCRQREMMKLTCDRCGRNFCIKHRHPLDHDCSGEGHPTSRAGLAAISRAQSLASSTKTIPSPNQTLPSSSSASRASTQSPTRTAAPVITLQSGLSEDEALQRALELSLAETKPQVPSSQEEEDLALAQALSASEAEYRQQQAQSRSLKPSNCSLC from the exons ATGGAGTTTCCGGACCTTGGGGCTCACTGTTCGGAGCCGAGCTGTAAGCGCTTGG ATTTTCTGCCGCTCAAGTGCGATGCCTGTTCGGGCATCTTCTGCGCAGACCATGTGGCCTACGCCCAGCATCACTGTGGATCTGCTTACCAAAAG GATATCCAGGTGCCTGTATGCCCACTCTGTAACGTGCCTGTTCCTGTGGCCAGAGGGGAGTCCCCTGACCGAGCTGTTGGGGAGCACATTGACCGAGACTGTCGCTCAGATCCAGCTCAACAAAAACGTAAG ATCTTCACCAATAAGTGTGAACGCGCTGGCTGCCGGCAGCGGGAAATGATGAAACTGACCTGCGACCGCTGTGGCCGAAATTTCTGCATCAAGCACCGTCACCCACTGGACCATGATTGCTCTGGGGAGGGGCATCCCACCAGTAGGGCAGG ACTGGCTGCCATCTCCAGAGCACAAAGCCTGGCTTCTTCTACAAAGACCATCCCCAGCCCGAACCAGACCTTGCCTTCGTCTTCCTCTGCCAGCAG AGCCTCAACTCAGTCTCCAACCCGGACAGCCGCTCCAGTGATTACTTTGCAAAGTGGCTTG aGTGAGGATGAGGCTCTGCAACGAGCCCTGGAACTGTCCCTGGCAGAGACCAAACCCCAGGTCCCAAG TTCTCAGGAGGAAGAAGACTTAGCTTTAGCACAAGCACTATCGGCCAGTGAGGCAGAATACCGACAGCAGCAG GCTCAAAGCCGCAGCTTGAAGCCGTCCAACTGCAGCCTGTGCTAG
- the ABCB6 gene encoding ATP-binding cassette sub-family B member 6 isoform X2 → MVTVGNFCEAEGPAGPVWAKGGLSPCFFFTLVPSTLMALGALALVPAFPCRRPERPGGTDRVSWAAGPRVAPYVMQLLLATVQVALPLAGLVGRVGTAQGAPLPGYLFLASVLGTVASACGLAMLVTERSQALQKLAMGVWIKFRHSPGLLLLWTVSFAAENLALVSWNNPQWWWARANLSQQVRDLGPSRSTWRDLGRKLRLLSGYLWPRGSPALQFVVLICLGLMGLERGLNVLVPIFYRDIVNLLTQKAPWNSLVWTVIIYVFLKFLQGGGTGSTGFVTNLRTFLWIRVQQFTSRQVELRLFSHLHELSLRWHLGRRTGEVLRIVDRGTSSVTGLLSYLVFNIIPTLADIIIGIVYFSTFFNAWFGLIVFLCMGFYLALTIVVTEWRTKFRRAMNMQENATRARAVDSLLNFETVKYYNAESYEVERYREAIIKYQSLEWKSNASLVLLNQTQNLVIGLGLLAGSLLCAYFVTEQKLQVGDFVLFGTYIIQLYMPLNWFGTYYRMIQTNFIDMENMFDLLKEKTEVKDLPGAGPLRFQRGQIEFENVHFSYTDGRETLQDVSFTVMPGQTLALVGPSGAGKSTVLRLLFRFYDISSGCIRIDGQDVSQVTQTSLRSHIGVVPQDTVLFNDTIANNIRYGRITAGNDEVKAAAQAAGIHDTIMAFPEGYDTQVGERGLKLSGGEKQRVAIARTILKAPDIVLLDEATSALDTHNERAIQASLAKVCANRTTIVVAHRLSTVVSADQILVIKDGRIVERGRHEALLSRGGVYADMWQLQQQGQEVSEDTNSQTKA, encoded by the exons ATGGTGACTGTGGGCAACTTCTGTGAGGCCGAGGGACCCGCGGGTCCGGTCTGGGCGAAGGGTGGGCTCAGCCCCTGCTTCTTCTTCACGCTCGTGCCCTCGACTCTGATGGCCCTAGGGGCTCTGGCCTTGGTGCCGGCTTTTCCCTGCAGACGTCCGGAGCGGCCTGGTGGCACCGACAGGGTGTCTTGGGCGGCCGGCCCTCGCGTCGCTCCCTACGTGATGCAGCTGCTTCTGGCCACAGTTCAGGTAGCGCTGCCCCTAGCTGGCCTCGTTGGCCGGGTGGGCACTGCCCAGGGTGCCCCACTACCAGGCTACCTTTTCCTGGCTTCTGTACTGGGGACTGTGGCCAGCGCCTGTGGTCTGGCGATGCTCGTGACAGAACGGAGCCAGGCACTGCAGAAGCTGGCAATGGGCGTCTGGATCAAGTTCAGGCacagcccgggtctcctgctccTCTGGACTGTGTCTTTTGCAGCCGAAAATTTGGCCCTGGTGTCTTGGAACAACCCACAATGGTGGTGGGCAAGGGCGAACTTGAGCCAGCAGGTGAGGGACCtc GGGCCATCGAGGTCTACCTGGCGAGACCTAGGCAGGAAGCTCCGCCTACTGAGTGGCTACCTGTGGCCTCGGGGGAGTCCAGCtctgcagtttgttgtgctcATCTGCCTGGGGCTCATGGGGTTGGAGCGGGGACTGAACGTGTTGGTACCCATCTTCTATAGGGACATAG TGAACTTGCTGACCCAGAAGGCACCTTGGAACTCCCTGGTCTGGACGGTCATCATCTATGTCTTCCTCAAGTTTCTCCAGGGGGGTGGCACTGGCAGTACAG GCTTTGTGACCAACTTGCGCACGTTCCTATGGATCCGGGTGCAGCAGTTCACCTCGAGGCAGGTGGAACTGCGCCTCTTCTCCCATCTGCACGAGCTTTCACTGCGCTGGCACCTGGGGCGCCGCACGGGGGAGGTGCTGCGGATCGTGGACCGCGGCACGTCCAGTGTCACGGGGCTGCTCAG CTACCTAGTATTCAACATCATCCCCACACTGGCCGACATCATCATTGGCATCGTCTACTTCAGCACGTTCTTCAATGCTTGGTTTGGCCTCATTGTGTTCCTGTGCATGGGTTTTTACCTAG CCCTGACCATTGTGGTCACTGAGTGGAGAACAAAGTTTCGACGGGCTATGAACATGCAGGAGAATGCTACCCGGGCCCGGGCTGTGGACTCTTTGCTAAACTTTGAGACG GTGAAGTATTACAATGCAGAGAGTTATGAAGTGGAACGCTATCGTGAGGCCATCATCAAATATCAG AGTTTAGAGTGGAAGTCAAATGCTTCACTGGTTCTACTAAATCAGACCCAGAACCTGGTGATTGGCCTTGGGCTCCTCGCCGGCTCCCTGCTTTGTGCCTACTTTGTCACTGAGCAGAAGCTACAG GTCGGGGACTTTGTGCTGTTTGGCACCTACATCATCCAGCTGTACATGCCTCTCAACTGGTTTGGCACCTACTACAG GATGATTCAGACCAACTTCATCGACATGGAGAACATGTTTGACCTGctgaaagagaagacagaa GTGAAGGACCTTCCCGGCGCAGGGCCCCTTCGTTTTCAGAGGGGTCAGATTGAGTTTGAAAACGTGCACTTCAGTTATACTGATGG GCGAGAGACCCTGCAGGATGTGTCCTTCACCGTGATGCCTGGACAGACACTGGCCCTG GTGGGCCCATCAGGAGCAGGGAAGAGCACAGTTTTGCGTCTGCTATTTCGCTTCTATGACATCAGCTCTGGCTGCATCCGAATAGATGGGCAGGATGTTTCACAG GTGACCCAGACCTCTCTCCGGTCTCACATTGGAGTCGTGCCCCAGGACACTGTCCTCTTCAACGACACCATTGCCAACAATATCCGCTACGGCCGCATCACAGCTGGGAACGACGAGGTGAAGGCTGCGGCTCAGGCTGCGGGCATCCACGACACCATCATGGCTTTCCCTGAAG GGTATGATACCCAGGTGGGCGAGCGGGGACTGAAGCTGAGTGGTGGGGAGAAACAGCGTGTCGCCATCGCTCGCACCATTCTGAAGGCTCCAGACATTGTTCTGCTGGACGAG GCAACGTCTGCGTTGGATACCCATAATGAGAGGGCcatccaggcttctctggccaaaGTCTGCGCCAACCGCACCACCATCGTGGTGGCACACAG GCTCTCTACGGTGGTCAGTGCTGACCAGATTCTCGTCATCAAGGATGGCCGCATTGTGGAGCGAGGACG GCACGAGGCTCTGTTGTCCCGAGGTGGGGTGTATGCTGACATGTGGCAGCTACAGCAGCAGGGACAAGAAGTCTCTGAAGACACCAATTCCCAGACTAAGGCATGA
- the ABCB6 gene encoding ATP-binding cassette sub-family B member 6 isoform X1 encodes MVTVGNFCEAEGPAGPVWAKGGLSPCFFFTLVPSTLMALGALALVPAFPCRRPERPGGTDRVSWAAGPRVAPYVMQLLLATVQVALPLAGLVGRVGTAQGAPLPGYLFLASVLGTVASACGLAMLVTERSQALQKLAMGVWIKFRHSPGLLLLWTVSFAAENLALVSWNNPQWWWARANLSQQVQFSLWVLRYVVSGGLFVLGLWAPGLRPQSYTLRVNEEDQDVERSQVPSTEGPSRSTWRDLGRKLRLLSGYLWPRGSPALQFVVLICLGLMGLERGLNVLVPIFYRDIVNLLTQKAPWNSLVWTVIIYVFLKFLQGGGTGSTGFVTNLRTFLWIRVQQFTSRQVELRLFSHLHELSLRWHLGRRTGEVLRIVDRGTSSVTGLLSYLVFNIIPTLADIIIGIVYFSTFFNAWFGLIVFLCMGFYLALTIVVTEWRTKFRRAMNMQENATRARAVDSLLNFETVKYYNAESYEVERYREAIIKYQSLEWKSNASLVLLNQTQNLVIGLGLLAGSLLCAYFVTEQKLQVGDFVLFGTYIIQLYMPLNWFGTYYRMIQTNFIDMENMFDLLKEKTEVKDLPGAGPLRFQRGQIEFENVHFSYTDGRETLQDVSFTVMPGQTLALVGPSGAGKSTVLRLLFRFYDISSGCIRIDGQDVSQVTQTSLRSHIGVVPQDTVLFNDTIANNIRYGRITAGNDEVKAAAQAAGIHDTIMAFPEGYDTQVGERGLKLSGGEKQRVAIARTILKAPDIVLLDEATSALDTHNERAIQASLAKVCANRTTIVVAHRLSTVVSADQILVIKDGRIVERGRHEALLSRGGVYADMWQLQQQGQEVSEDTNSQTKA; translated from the exons ATGGTGACTGTGGGCAACTTCTGTGAGGCCGAGGGACCCGCGGGTCCGGTCTGGGCGAAGGGTGGGCTCAGCCCCTGCTTCTTCTTCACGCTCGTGCCCTCGACTCTGATGGCCCTAGGGGCTCTGGCCTTGGTGCCGGCTTTTCCCTGCAGACGTCCGGAGCGGCCTGGTGGCACCGACAGGGTGTCTTGGGCGGCCGGCCCTCGCGTCGCTCCCTACGTGATGCAGCTGCTTCTGGCCACAGTTCAGGTAGCGCTGCCCCTAGCTGGCCTCGTTGGCCGGGTGGGCACTGCCCAGGGTGCCCCACTACCAGGCTACCTTTTCCTGGCTTCTGTACTGGGGACTGTGGCCAGCGCCTGTGGTCTGGCGATGCTCGTGACAGAACGGAGCCAGGCACTGCAGAAGCTGGCAATGGGCGTCTGGATCAAGTTCAGGCacagcccgggtctcctgctccTCTGGACTGTGTCTTTTGCAGCCGAAAATTTGGCCCTGGTGTCTTGGAACAACCCACAATGGTGGTGGGCAAGGGCGAACTTGAGCCAGCAG GTTCAGTTTAGCCTGTGGGTGCTGCGGTATGTGGTCTCTGGAGGGCTTTTTGTCCTGGGGCTCTGGGCCCCTGGACTTCGACCGCAGTCTTACACCTTGCGGGTCAATGAAGAGGATCAAGATGTAGAGAGGAGCCAG GTTCCATCAACAGAGGGGCCATCGAGGTCTACCTGGCGAGACCTAGGCAGGAAGCTCCGCCTACTGAGTGGCTACCTGTGGCCTCGGGGGAGTCCAGCtctgcagtttgttgtgctcATCTGCCTGGGGCTCATGGGGTTGGAGCGGGGACTGAACGTGTTGGTACCCATCTTCTATAGGGACATAG TGAACTTGCTGACCCAGAAGGCACCTTGGAACTCCCTGGTCTGGACGGTCATCATCTATGTCTTCCTCAAGTTTCTCCAGGGGGGTGGCACTGGCAGTACAG GCTTTGTGACCAACTTGCGCACGTTCCTATGGATCCGGGTGCAGCAGTTCACCTCGAGGCAGGTGGAACTGCGCCTCTTCTCCCATCTGCACGAGCTTTCACTGCGCTGGCACCTGGGGCGCCGCACGGGGGAGGTGCTGCGGATCGTGGACCGCGGCACGTCCAGTGTCACGGGGCTGCTCAG CTACCTAGTATTCAACATCATCCCCACACTGGCCGACATCATCATTGGCATCGTCTACTTCAGCACGTTCTTCAATGCTTGGTTTGGCCTCATTGTGTTCCTGTGCATGGGTTTTTACCTAG CCCTGACCATTGTGGTCACTGAGTGGAGAACAAAGTTTCGACGGGCTATGAACATGCAGGAGAATGCTACCCGGGCCCGGGCTGTGGACTCTTTGCTAAACTTTGAGACG GTGAAGTATTACAATGCAGAGAGTTATGAAGTGGAACGCTATCGTGAGGCCATCATCAAATATCAG AGTTTAGAGTGGAAGTCAAATGCTTCACTGGTTCTACTAAATCAGACCCAGAACCTGGTGATTGGCCTTGGGCTCCTCGCCGGCTCCCTGCTTTGTGCCTACTTTGTCACTGAGCAGAAGCTACAG GTCGGGGACTTTGTGCTGTTTGGCACCTACATCATCCAGCTGTACATGCCTCTCAACTGGTTTGGCACCTACTACAG GATGATTCAGACCAACTTCATCGACATGGAGAACATGTTTGACCTGctgaaagagaagacagaa GTGAAGGACCTTCCCGGCGCAGGGCCCCTTCGTTTTCAGAGGGGTCAGATTGAGTTTGAAAACGTGCACTTCAGTTATACTGATGG GCGAGAGACCCTGCAGGATGTGTCCTTCACCGTGATGCCTGGACAGACACTGGCCCTG GTGGGCCCATCAGGAGCAGGGAAGAGCACAGTTTTGCGTCTGCTATTTCGCTTCTATGACATCAGCTCTGGCTGCATCCGAATAGATGGGCAGGATGTTTCACAG GTGACCCAGACCTCTCTCCGGTCTCACATTGGAGTCGTGCCCCAGGACACTGTCCTCTTCAACGACACCATTGCCAACAATATCCGCTACGGCCGCATCACAGCTGGGAACGACGAGGTGAAGGCTGCGGCTCAGGCTGCGGGCATCCACGACACCATCATGGCTTTCCCTGAAG GGTATGATACCCAGGTGGGCGAGCGGGGACTGAAGCTGAGTGGTGGGGAGAAACAGCGTGTCGCCATCGCTCGCACCATTCTGAAGGCTCCAGACATTGTTCTGCTGGACGAG GCAACGTCTGCGTTGGATACCCATAATGAGAGGGCcatccaggcttctctggccaaaGTCTGCGCCAACCGCACCACCATCGTGGTGGCACACAG GCTCTCTACGGTGGTCAGTGCTGACCAGATTCTCGTCATCAAGGATGGCCGCATTGTGGAGCGAGGACG GCACGAGGCTCTGTTGTCCCGAGGTGGGGTGTATGCTGACATGTGGCAGCTACAGCAGCAGGGACAAGAAGTCTCTGAAGACACCAATTCCCAGACTAAGGCATGA
- the ZFAND2B gene encoding AN1-type zinc finger protein 2B isoform X1: MEFPDLGAHCSEPSCKRLDFLPLKCDACSGIFCADHVAYAQHHCGSAYQKDIQVPVCPLCNVPVPVARGESPDRAVGEHIDRDCRSDPAQQKRKIFTNKCERAGCRQREMMKLTCDRCGRNFCIKHRHPLDHDCSGEGHPTSRAGLAAISRAQSLASSTKTIPSPNQTLPSSSSASRASTQSPTRTAAPVITLQSGLSEDEALQRALELSLAETKPQVPSSQEEEDLALAQALSASEAEYRQQQGPQGKEAQSSQSEDEEE, translated from the exons ATGGAGTTTCCGGACCTTGGGGCTCACTGTTCGGAGCCGAGCTGTAAGCGCTTGG ATTTTCTGCCGCTCAAGTGCGATGCCTGTTCGGGCATCTTCTGCGCAGACCATGTGGCCTACGCCCAGCATCACTGTGGATCTGCTTACCAAAAG GATATCCAGGTGCCTGTATGCCCACTCTGTAACGTGCCTGTTCCTGTGGCCAGAGGGGAGTCCCCTGACCGAGCTGTTGGGGAGCACATTGACCGAGACTGTCGCTCAGATCCAGCTCAACAAAAACGTAAG ATCTTCACCAATAAGTGTGAACGCGCTGGCTGCCGGCAGCGGGAAATGATGAAACTGACCTGCGACCGCTGTGGCCGAAATTTCTGCATCAAGCACCGTCACCCACTGGACCATGATTGCTCTGGGGAGGGGCATCCCACCAGTAGGGCAGG ACTGGCTGCCATCTCCAGAGCACAAAGCCTGGCTTCTTCTACAAAGACCATCCCCAGCCCGAACCAGACCTTGCCTTCGTCTTCCTCTGCCAGCAG AGCCTCAACTCAGTCTCCAACCCGGACAGCCGCTCCAGTGATTACTTTGCAAAGTGGCTTG aGTGAGGATGAGGCTCTGCAACGAGCCCTGGAACTGTCCCTGGCAGAGACCAAACCCCAGGTCCCAAG TTCTCAGGAGGAAGAAGACTTAGCTTTAGCACAAGCACTATCGGCCAGTGAGGCAGAATACCGACAGCAGCAG GGTCCACAGGGAAAGGAGGCCCAGAGCAGCCAGAGTGAAGACGAAGAGGAGTGA
- the ZFAND2B gene encoding AN1-type zinc finger protein 2B isoform X3: protein MEFPDLGAHCSEPSYFLPLKCDACSGIFCADHVAYAQHHCGSAYQKDIQVPVCPLCNVPVPVARGESPDRAVGEHIDRDCRSDPAQQKRKIFTNKCERAGCRQREMMKLTCDRCGRNFCIKHRHPLDHDCSGEGHPTSRAGLAAISRAQSLASSTKTIPSPNQTLPSSSSASRASTQSPTRTAAPVITLQSGLSEDEALQRALELSLAETKPQVPSSQEEEDLALAQALSASEAEYRQQQGPQGKEAQSSQSEDEEE, encoded by the exons ATGGAGTTTCCGGACCTTGGGGCTCACTGTTCGGAGCCGAGCT ATTTTCTGCCGCTCAAGTGCGATGCCTGTTCGGGCATCTTCTGCGCAGACCATGTGGCCTACGCCCAGCATCACTGTGGATCTGCTTACCAAAAG GATATCCAGGTGCCTGTATGCCCACTCTGTAACGTGCCTGTTCCTGTGGCCAGAGGGGAGTCCCCTGACCGAGCTGTTGGGGAGCACATTGACCGAGACTGTCGCTCAGATCCAGCTCAACAAAAACGTAAG ATCTTCACCAATAAGTGTGAACGCGCTGGCTGCCGGCAGCGGGAAATGATGAAACTGACCTGCGACCGCTGTGGCCGAAATTTCTGCATCAAGCACCGTCACCCACTGGACCATGATTGCTCTGGGGAGGGGCATCCCACCAGTAGGGCAGG ACTGGCTGCCATCTCCAGAGCACAAAGCCTGGCTTCTTCTACAAAGACCATCCCCAGCCCGAACCAGACCTTGCCTTCGTCTTCCTCTGCCAGCAG AGCCTCAACTCAGTCTCCAACCCGGACAGCCGCTCCAGTGATTACTTTGCAAAGTGGCTTG aGTGAGGATGAGGCTCTGCAACGAGCCCTGGAACTGTCCCTGGCAGAGACCAAACCCCAGGTCCCAAG TTCTCAGGAGGAAGAAGACTTAGCTTTAGCACAAGCACTATCGGCCAGTGAGGCAGAATACCGACAGCAGCAG GGTCCACAGGGAAAGGAGGCCCAGAGCAGCCAGAGTGAAGACGAAGAGGAGTGA